In Geotalea uraniireducens, one genomic interval encodes:
- the pgl gene encoding 6-phosphogluconolactonase: MIEVFPDQESLSRATAELFAAEAGRAEAAHGRFAVLLAGGETPRRTYELLAEEPLRHRVPWGRVHIFWGDERCVPPEDPRSNVRMARRALLDRVPVPAGQIHPIAGDLPPRQAAAAYEAALRAFFGPELPRFDLVLLGLGADGHTASLFPCSLALDERERWTAVTQRANEEIKRITVTAPLLNRAALVVFLVTGAEKAAVLQEVLESSPEPHRHPAQLVKPAHGAVRWLVDRAAARLLRPGL; this comes from the coding sequence ATGATCGAGGTCTTTCCCGATCAGGAGAGTCTGAGCCGGGCGACTGCCGAGCTGTTTGCCGCCGAGGCCGGCCGGGCGGAGGCGGCCCACGGCCGCTTCGCCGTTCTTTTGGCCGGCGGCGAGACGCCGCGCCGGACCTATGAGCTGTTGGCCGAAGAGCCGCTCCGCCACCGGGTCCCCTGGGGGCGGGTGCATATCTTCTGGGGCGACGAACGCTGCGTTCCCCCCGAGGACCCCCGGAGCAATGTCCGGATGGCCCGCCGGGCGCTCCTCGACCGGGTACCGGTACCGGCGGGCCAGATCCACCCGATTGCCGGCGACCTCCCGCCCCGGCAGGCGGCAGCGGCCTACGAAGCGGCACTGCGGGCCTTCTTCGGCCCGGAACTCCCCCGTTTCGACCTGGTGCTGCTCGGCCTCGGCGCCGACGGCCACACCGCCTCGCTCTTCCCCTGCTCGCTGGCCCTCGACGAGCGGGAGCGCTGGACGGCGGTCACCCAGCGCGCCAACGAAGAGATCAAGCGGATCACCGTCACCGCTCCGCTGCTCAACCGGGCGGCGCTGGTGGTCTTCCTGGTGACCGGGGCGGAGAAGGCGGCGGTTCTCCAGGAGGTGCTGGAGTCCTCCCCGGAGCCGCATCGCCACCCTGCCCAGCTGGTAAAGCCGGCACATGGCGCCGTCCGCTGGCTGGTGGACCGGGCAGCGGCCCGGCTGCTGCGGCCGGGGTTGTAA